The proteins below come from a single Cryptococcus gattii WM276 chromosome D, complete sequence genomic window:
- a CDS encoding Hypothetical protein (Similar to TIGR gene model, INSD accession AAW43306.1; CND04450) — translation MAFASTSRHLPRESVYPTPPSSDYLNALEDCVQATEACSRSLQIGLDRFEPGVKDLPRLTKIFKHKHHFLVLPEPTIAAHKAALSQSLAPQIDHLIAKTDSMIESEKTKVGNLEERLRILESARLSASASTTRTASSGRSTKPVSNTSEETSSKISDINMKDLSILQRKKVMQLKAKRDRLEREMARLDR, via the exons ATGGCTTTCGCATCCACTTCAAGGCATCTTCCTCGCGAATCAGTATATCCTACTCCTCCCTCCTCCGATTACCTCAATGCCCTTGAAGACTGCGTTCAGGCTACGGAAGCTTGCTCAAGGTCTTTACAGATTGGCCTGGACAGGTTTGAACCTGGTGTCAAAGATTTGCCTAGGTTAACAAAGATCTTCAAGCACAAACAT CACTTTTTAGTTCTTCCAGAACCTACCATTGCTGCCCATAAAGCAGCACTTTCACAATCTTTAGCACCTCAGATCGACCATCTGATAGCAAAGACTGACAGCATGATAGAATCTGAAAAGACTAAAGTGGGCAACCTTGAAGAAAGA CTAAGGATTCTTGAATCTGCACGTCTGTCCGCTAGCGCAAGCACTACGCGTACTGCCTCTTCTGGCAGATCAACCAAACCTGTTTCAAATACTTCCGAGGAAACTAGTTCCAAGATTTCAGATATCAACATGAAGGACCTCAGTATATtacagaggaagaaagtAATGCAGTTGAAGGCTAAGCGGGACAGACTGGAGAGGGAGATGGCTAGACTGGACAGATGA
- a CDS encoding Hypothetical Protein (Similar to TIGR gene model, INSD accession AAW43374.1), producing MSHTIPLSFATLKSHSIFIPPISTSPPPEDEWELLDRSSADEPMSQKHNRMVMRDKDLIVAVDGEVRMTSLHTSDGSWKVEDGLVGSYRTLKSSHLTFAIHHIVVNPTGRLLAVVGHHQIVVLVLPKPTYSGKLEDGQVEVESIPIDDFLFSRSSDDTITQVQWHRWGENGNSLWVLTASGKLREYDVLQPHDCVQTFDFIPERSRSVPKFTAVDPLSRYASSFAFGASLIGFSPLTVYCLLASGDIHVLGPILPLRAEMPAQYLRELKTFMDIRLATVQNQARDVFGAGTSGLGKTILQAEWVDYLVKQVRQTEEIQSKKQVEEGGGTTQHTPMEVSISGKLTKSYSYSVEVGSSSLGLPRNGFVRIHPPHLTESGGPAPGAHRALLRQGPVVFSPGPQDVGNVDEDLDEEQMATDLLIMQVGADNTEAGGSKKTEEQTVIAIAWSGGRVDIGLELDAPEARWVSSRDPTPPPPMIHITDSILLSFPSSDPFIISSNAPVLARDPLYSDVFYVSHAFGVDAVNVRPVVDGLNGDDNEGELPPPEVLRLVESNGVPNTPIVGLFSFCNITFGYGIVALASTGQVAYIELDIRFGDPSALLSGTTRAANGFETELKDTQSLLDNVFDADSLVSSVKTGSKALSRQIPDYSMPLTVISSDHLSALQDISSHVHAQAQRIRAASQTVENRLDLQVQELQLHARLLAQCRQDVSGLQKSETLDRIESLIRRQEGIQKRVEKMLAVLALEYKPLVGYGERRWFKELEEMEMKLNGDSEKAEETLTDKAQSFQNQLALLLPAVSKAHRKESAAAATLAPKQIKPLKAALGARSEELKRLLNKIEALDISLDTASVE from the exons ATGTCCCACACCATTCCACTTTCCTTCGCAACCCTCAAATCGCAttccatcttcatccctCCTATCTCAACCTCGCCCCCACCTGAAGATGAATGGGAGCTTCTTGACCGGTCCTCGGCTGACGAGCCTATGAGCCAGAAGCACAACAGGATGGTAATGCGTGACAAGGATCTGATTGTTGCGGTGGACGGTGAAGTAAGAATGACTAGCCTCCATACCAGTGATGGGAGTTGGAAGGTTGAGGATGGACTTGTCGGATCCTACAGG ACACTCAAATCTTCTCACTTAACGTTTGCGATCCATCACATCGTAGTTAATCCGACCGGCAGACTGTTAGCAGTAGTGGGACATCATCAGATCGTGGTACTGGTGCTCCCAAAACCCACCTACTCTGGCAAATTGGAAGATGGGCAAGTGGAAGTAGA GTCAATACCCATTGATGACTTCTTGTTCTCGCGCTCCTCTGATGATACAATAACTCAAGTACAGTGGCACCGTTGGGGTGAGAATGGGAATTCCCTTTGGGTATTGACGGCCAGCGGTAAGCTGCG CGAATATGATGTCTTACAACCGCATGATTGCGTACAGACTTTCGATTTCATCCCGGAACGTAGCCGCTCAGTTCCAAAATTCACTGCTGTTGACCCCCTTTCGCGCTATGCCTCTTCATTTGCATTTGGCGCCTCTTTGATTGGATTTTCACCCCTTACGGTGTATTGCCTGCTGGCGAGCGGCGATATACATGTACTTGGTCCAATTCTTCCCCTCCGAGCAGAAATGCCGGCTCAGTACCTCCGGGAACTCAAAACATTTATGGATATCAGGCTAGCAACAGTCCAAAATCAAGCTCGTGATGTTTTCGGTGCAGGGACTTCAGGGCTTGGGAAAACAATCTTGCAAGCAGAGTGGGTGGATTATCTCGTAAAGCAGGTACGACAAACGGAAGAAATACAAAGCAAGAAACaagttgaagaaggggGCGGGACCACGCAACACACGCCTATGGAGGTTAGCATTTCGGGGAAATTAACGAAGTCCTATAGTTATTCTGTTGAAGTGGGATCTTCGTCACTGGGTTTACCGCGCAATGGTTTTGTCAGAATCCACCCGCCTCATCTCACAGAATCTGGCGGTCCTGCCCCTGGTGCTCATCGTGCATTGCTCAGACAAGGGCCCGTGGTATTTTCTCCTGGACCTCAAGACGTGGGGAATGTCGACGAAGACTTAGACGAGGAACAGATGGCCACGGATTTGCTTATCATGCAGGTTGGCGCGGACAACACGGAGGCTGGCGGGTCGAAGAAGACGGAGGAGCAAACTGTCATCGCCATCGCCTGGTCCGGTGGTCGGGTTGATATTGGCTTGGAACTTGATGCTCCCGAGGCACGGTGGGTCAGTTCTAGA GATCCTACCCCACCGCCTCCAATGATACACATTACGGACTCCATACTTCTCTCATTTCCCAGCAGTGACcccttcatcatctcttcCAATGCGCCCGTATTGGCTCGTGACCCACTGTACAGTGATGTCTTTTATGTCTCGCATGCTTTTGGAGTGGACGCTGTCAACGTCAGGCCTGTTGTTGATGGACTGAACGGCGATGACAACGAAGGTGAACTTCCTCCGCCCGAGGTATTGAGACTCGTTGAGTCTAACGG TGTGCCGAATACGCCGATTGTCGGCTTGTTCAGCTTCTGTAATATCACATTTGGTTACGGTATTGTTGCTCTCGCCTCCACTGGTCAGGTTGCCTATATCGAGCTTGACATTCGTTTCGGCGACCCGTCGGCACTTTTATCTGGTACAACTCGTGCTGCAAACGGCTTTGAAACTGAACTGAAGGACACACAATCACTACTTGACAACGTTTTTGATGCGGACAGCCTTGTGTCGTCAGTCAAGACTGGCAGCAAAGCGTTGTCTCGGCAGATTCCAGACTATAGCATGCCCCTGACTGTTATTAGTAGTGATCATCTTTCAGCTCTTCAAGACATTTCGTCACATGTCCATGCTCAAGCTCAGCGTATACGAGCTGCTTCCCAAACGGTGGAGAACCGCCTTGATCTTCAAGTGCAAGAACTCCAACTTCATGCTCGTCTGTTGGCACAATGTCGTCAGGATGTTTCTGGTCTGCAAAAGAGCGAGACTCTTGACCGGATAGAGTCACTGATAAGAAGGCAAGAAGGCATACAGAAGAGGGTAGAGAAGATGCTGGCCGTTTTGGCCTTGGAATACAAGCCGCTTGTAGGCTATGGAGAGAGAAGGTGGTTCAAGGAATtagaagagatggagatgaagCTCAATGGAGACTCAGAGAAAGCGGAGGAGACTTTAACAGACAAAGCTCAATCG TTTCAAAACCAGCTTGCGTTACTTCTACCGGCAGTCTCGAAGGCCCACCGAAAGGAAAGTGCGGCTGCAGCGACATTGGCCCCTAAACAGATTAAGCCTTTGAAAGCAGCTCTTGGGGCAAGATCTGAAGAATTGAAGAGGTTACTCAATAAAATAGAGGCTTTGGATATAAGTTTAGATACAGCCTCTGTTGAATAG
- a CDS encoding Hypothetical Protein (Similar to TIGR gene model, INSD accession AAW43305.1), producing the protein MLLGTLAGLALSITSAYSLTVPQAHRETLEEAAINTKKLIKDITVGTMSSVFPNGTDNGGRPFAMMEYHAPCHPPPSLTFLLLPISLSTHNIMASSSHHASYSVAMPHKAVWSPMSVSRVAFIGNMTFLPDLSKEEKEELQNCYLSYHPDAKYWLPGAPNSPHSSIWAKLDADDIYYVGGFGDTHYIGHIPIDLYTKVGEADESNDQGQGDQGLSSYNVFSNGASLLLKNFFLN; encoded by the exons ATGCTGCTCGGCACCTTGGCGGGTCTAGCACTCTCCATTACTTCAGCTTACAGTCTCACAGTACCTCAGGCTCACCGGGAAACACTCGAAGAAGCAG CCATCAACACAAAGAAACTCATCAAAGATATTACTGTGGGAACCATGTCCAGCGTCTTTCCTAATGGAACTGATAATGGTG GTCGCCCCTTTGCCATGATGGAA TACCATGCCCCATGTCATCCGCCGCCATCACTCACATTTCTCCTGCTCCCTATTTCGCTCTCTACTCACAATATAATGGCTTCAAGCTCTCATCACGCTAGTTACTCTGTGGCAATGCCGCATAAGGCTGTGTGGTCCCCCATGAGCGTATCACGAGTGGCTTTCATTGGA AACATGACTTTCCTTCCTGATCTCTccaaagaagagaaggaggagctACAGAACTGCTACCTCAGTTACCATCCTGACGCGAAATATTGGCTTCCAGGAGCGCCGAACTCTCCTCATTCATCCATATGGGCCAAACTAGATGCGGACGATATCTATTATGTCGGAGGATTTGGGGA CACTCACTACATTGGACACATTCCTATCGATCTGTATACCAAAGTCGGCGAAGCCGATGAAAGTAACGACCAGGGACAGGGCGACCAAGGCCTTAGTAGTTACAATGTTTTCAGTAACGGGGCGTCGTTGCTATTGAAGAACTTCTTTTTGAACTGA
- a CDS encoding Structural constituent of ribosome, putative (Similar to TIGR gene model, INSD accession AAW43291.1) has product MDPEGPVTLRTSKFITNRLLNRRQFVLTVFHPTRPNVSRSELSEKLAALYKTDKERVTVFGLKTKFGGGSSTGFGLIYDDEESQKKFEPKHRLVRSNLAEKVVKPSRKLRKERKNRAKKLRGKARAKAGEPAKKK; this is encoded by the exons ATG GACCCCGAAGGACCCGTCACCCTCCGAACCTCCAAGTTCATTACCAACCGTCTCCTCAACCGACGACAGTTTGTCCTCACTGTCTTCCACCCCACTCGCCCCAATGTCTCTCGTTCTGAGCTCTCTGAGAAGCTTGCTGCCCTTTACAAGACCGACAAGGAGCGTGTGACCGTTTTCGGTCTCAAGACTAAGTTCGGTGGCGGTTCTTCTACCGGTTTTGGTTTGATCtacgatgatgaggaatCTCAGAAGAAGTTTGAGCCCAAGCACAGGCTCGTGAGG TCCAACCTCGCCGAGAAGGTTGTTAAGCCTTCCAGGAAGCTTCGtaaggagaggaagaaccGAGCGAAGAAG CTCCGAGGAAAGGCTCGTGCCAAGGCCGGCGAGCCCGCTAAGAAGAAGTAA